From the genome of Alkalimarinus coralli:
GGGAAGTGGCGAAAAAGGCAAATAACAACCAAGCCTGTATGGCTGAACGCTTAAAAAAGTGAAAGGGCCAAATCTATATTCTGGCCCTTTCACACCGATAAGCCTGGCCTAAAATCGTTACTGATGTAGTAAATGACATATTAGTGTGAACGTGAACGGAATTTGCGTTTAGCGATAGCGCTTCATTTTTTAAATCGTTAACCGCACCTAACGTTAAATCCTTATTTGTAATGAAAATATAATTGTACCAGTGCCCTTCTGTACCCACTATTTCTTTAATAAAAGCGCATTTTTCAACCTGCTCATAGGAATCAAACATTCTTACATCCCGTGCATCCGGGTGGAGTTCCGCTGTTTCGATTAAACTGCATGAGGCGCTTAAAATGCTCGACAGGGTTACAATGGCCATTCTCATAACATATAAACCAGTTAATTATTACACCTTCAAAGAATATACAATTGCTAGAGGCAGAGACAATAGCAATATTATAAATATCTTATTGCGAAAGGTTTACTTTCGGATATTAAAACACTCATTGGTTTTAAGAATTGTACTAGTGGAAATTGGATTATTTGCCGTTCATCGGTATGATAGATAAAACCGTTACAAGGTATCGCCTTAAGTATGTCTCGCCCTAAATATAAAATTACCGCCTCAGACTTGCCGTTTGTGCACGCTTATTTACTACGAGCAATGGAGGATAGCCATTACATTACCCGCGGAAATTCAGTGTCATATCAGTTTCGGCAGTATCTGGGGCGCATTGACTTAGACGATGATCTGGAACATGAGGCTGAGATACTCAACCGCTGGTGTGAAAAGTATCTCACCACTGAGCAATGGAACCGACTAAAAGTAAGCATTCGTAAAATGCGTTATCGCCAGTCAAATACCGATATCACTATCACGCTTAAGCCTCGAGCCCATAAAGTACTGCAAACCCTGATTGACCAAGGCAAAGCCCGCTCTTTATCTGAAGCCGTGCTATGGTTAAATGATAACAAGTACAATTCTTAAACGAATTTACCAGCCAGCAATCAAAATAAATACAAAGTTTTATGTAACATTTACGCAAGCGCTGCGTCAAAAGATAAACAGACGTTTTCTTTGCAGTATTGTTTGGGGCGTCCTGTTTGTTTCGATTTATTTTTACGATCTATTTGTTGCGAACGATCTACGACTAAATAAAGGTTTTGAATATGAGTAAAAGCAAGTTGTTGTTGGCTTTGGTCATTACCGCCGCTATCGGGGCATTTTTGTTTTTTGATATAAGCCAATATATGACGTTGGATTACTTTAAGTCCCAGCAGGCTGAAGTTGAACAATACGTCGCATCAAACTTTACCAATAGCGTTGTGATATTTTTTATCTCGTACGTGCTTGTTACGGCGCTCTCCCTGCCTGGCGCAGCTGTAATGACATTGATAGCCGGAGCACTGTTTGGACTGCTTAATGGCCTGATTATTGTCTCGTTTGCTTCCACCGTCGGGGCGACGTTAGCTATGCTTTTTTCACGCTATTTACTGCGTGATATAGTACAGAAAAAGTTTTCTACCCAACTCAAATCTATCAATGAGGGTATGGAAAAAGAAGGCGCGTTTTACCTTTTTACATTGAGACTTGTGCCTGTTGTACCATTTTTTGTGATAAACCTCGTGATGGGTCTTACATCAATCCCTGCCAGAACATTTTTCTGGGTTAGCCAAGTTGGGATGCTGGCAGGAACGGCGGTTTACGTTAATGCAGGGACGCAGTTGGCTGACATCGATTCACTGTCTGGAATTCTATCTCCCGGCCTTATTTTCTCATTTGTGCTGCTCGGGTTATTCCCGCTAATAGCAAAACGAATATTAGCTGCGGTTAAACGTAAGAAAGTACTAAAAGATTACCCAACGCCAAGCTCTTTTGACGAAGATATTGTCGTATTGGGCGCTGGCTCTGCCGGGCTGGTAACGTCATATATAGCGGCTGCGGTGAAGGCAAACGTTACGTTAATTGAAAAACACAAAATGGGTGGCGATTGCCTCAATACCGGATGTGTGCCATCAAAAGCACTGATTCGATCAGGCAAGTTTATGGCTGATGCCAAACGGTCAAAAGACCTGGGGTTTGAGTCTGCAACGGTCGATTTTAATTTTTCAGATGTCATGGTGCGCGTTCAACGTATCGTAAAAACCGTTGAACCTCATGACTCTGTCGAAAGATATACCAACCTGGGCGTTAACGTGATTGAAGGTGAAGCCAAGATCACATCCCCCTACACCGTTGAAGTTAATGGTAAAACCTTGACGACCCGCAATATTGTCATCGCCACAGGCGCAAGACCTTTTGTCCCACCAATCAAGGGGATCGAGAATGTTGATTACCTGACCTCTGACAACATATGGGATATGAGAGAGCAGCCCAGGCGGTTAATCGTGCTTGGCGGTGGCCCAATTGGTTGTGAGCTAACCCAAGCGTTTGCAAGGCTCGGCAGTCAGGTGACTCAAATTGAAATGAATAATCGCCTAATGATCAGGGAGGATGAGGATGTATCCGCACTGGTCTATGAACGGTTTAAAAAAGAAGGCATCACTGTTCTTACCAATCACCAAGCGGTGGAATTTATCGTCGAAAATGGAGAGCAGGTTTTAATTTGTAAGCACAATGAACAAGAGGTCAAGATACCGTTCGATAAAGTGCTGGTCGCCGTTGGGCGAGTCGCTAACGTATCAGGCTTTGGGCTGGAAGAACTTGATATCCCGACCACCCGCGTTAAAACCGTCGAGGTGAATGAGTTTCTCGAAACCAAATTTCCGAATATATATGCAGTGGGCGATGTTGCAGGCCCCTTTCAATTTACCCACACGGCAGCCCATCAGGCTTGGTATGCCGCAGTGAATGCGTTGTTTGGGAAGTTTAAACGGTTCAAAGTTGATTACTCTGTCATTCCCTGGGCGACCTTTACCGAACCGGAAGTTGCGAGAGTTGGACTCAACGAGCAAGATGCTAAAGAAAAAGGTATTGATTATGAGGTCACCAAGTTTGACGTGGCAGAGCTGGATAGAGCGATTGCTGATGAAGAAGCTCACGGCTTTATTAAGGTGCTAACGGTACCCGGTAAAGATAAAATATTAGGCGCTACCATTGTCGGAGAGCAGGCCGGAGACCTGATTGCCGAATATGTTATGGCGATGAAGCATAACTTAGGGCTAAACAAAATACTCGGTACGATTCATATCTACCCTACCCTGGCAGAGATGAACAAATATGCGGCGGGAGAATGGAAACGCGCTCATAAGCCGGAAAAACTGCTGAATTGGGTCGAAAAGTTTCATCGCTGGCAGCGAGGCGAAAAAGGTATAACGTCAAAGCCCAGCCGCTTCGAGCCGTCTGTTAAACCGGCTCAAGACTAAACCTAATTGGGGCCAAACCTGCTCAGAGCCAAAGCGGTTTGCCCTAATAATCTCGATGGGAGATTGTTAGGGCGTCACTTTTTTAAGACTTCTTTATCTATGCGTCTCATGATTTGATCGATTTTAACACCCTCAGCGCTCGACACGTCACTATTGCAACCCGTGGCTGAGTGACCTTCATTTTTACCAATCATATCAACGGTTAACTTAAGATAGTTTAGATAACGGCGACAGTGCTTGCACATTGCCAGATGAAGCTTGACCGACGCTTTCTGTTTGAACGGGAGCGACCCTTCCAATATTTCATCTGACAGCGCTGACAGCTCTTTGCAGGTTAACACGTTCCTGTCTCCTGAAAGTTCTCAATATGTTCGAATACTTTGTGCCTTGAGCGGTGAATCAGTACTCTTACATTAGACGCAGTAACGTCCAAGATGTTACATATCTCGTCAAGGCTAATGCCATGCATGTCCTTTAACGTTAAAGCAGCGCGGGCTTGCACGCTCAATTTGGCCATATATTTGTTCAAGCACTTCAAAAATTGCTGATTGCTTAGCAGTGCATCGGGCGTATCGTAGTGCCAGTTTGACGGGGGCTTTGACCAGTGCCCGTCACTTCCATAGCGGCTAAAAAACTCGTCGCTGCCATCCTGAGTGAGTTCACTGATAGAGATGGTTTTGCTTTCCTTTCTTAACCTGCTTTTCGCCTCATTTGAAACAATTGAAATAAGCCAGGTTTTAAGACTTGATCGATGTTCGAATTTAGCAAGGTTGCGATATGCGGAAATCCATGCCTCTTGTACAACCTCTTCAGCCAGCGAGTCTCCAATGATGGACGTGGCGACGGCCATCATGACTGAGTAATAACGTTCAACCAACACTCTAAATGCTTGGTGATCGTTTAACGCATCGTCGACTAATGCACCTTCATCCATAGGCTGCTGGTTACCTCAATTTGAGAATATGTGGTGGGCGCTCTTCAATGTGAGTGAACCTCAACATCCGACTACATCTATACTAGAGCTTTATAAGACGGACTGGTTTAAACTATGCATTATATAAACATAGACAACTGAGTACAGCATAAAGAAATACGAGACGAAGATGAACCGAAAAAAGAAGATAAAACAGACGATTAAAAAGCTGGTTAAAAAGGAAAACGCTAAAAAGCAGCCCAAAAACAAGGTGCGCTATATATCCAAGGCAGAACGAGCAGCTCTAGAAGCCGAAGAGCAAAAAAAGCAGGAACAAGAGATAGAATAACTTTGCTAGTTATAGCGTGATATAAAACATTAAATATATTCTGTAACTAATTGATATTTAGTTATTTAACTTAAGGTCAGCCGCATTACTATGTGCAACCCGGTTATAGGCAGATAGCCGGTGACTCTTCTTAACCCCTCCCCCTGTCACCGGTAATGTAAAACTGATGCAGGTCATCTGTCGTTCAAATATTCTTCAACTCAACATGCAGTCATTACTCAAAATGATTAACGAATATTTTAATTAAAACAATATTTTACGTCGTATATTTAATGTAAATAATTAGATTTTACTAGCTATTCAGATAGGTGCTATTTGGTTAATAGTTGGTCTAAGCTACACATTCGTGTTAATTAGCAGGAGTGTGGGCATGAAAGATAACGATACAATCACCGTTGATGGGAATGAGGCGGTTGCAAGAATCGCCCATAAAACCAATGAAGTCATTGCCATCTACCCCATCACGCCCGCCTCGCCTATGGGAGAGCATTCAGATGCATGGTCATCAATGGGGAAGACCAATATCTGGCACAGCGTCCCACAAATTATTGAAATGCAAAGTGAAGCTGGCGCTGCTGGAGCTATTCACGGTGCATTACAAGCAGGGTCAATAACCACCACCTTTACCGCTTCACAGGGGTTGTTACTGATGATCCCAAACATGTACAAAATTGCCGGAGAGCTGACCCCTACCGTTTTTCATGTGGCGGCCCGCTCACTGGCCGCGCAGGCATTATCGATATTCGCAGATCACAGCGATGTGATGGCAACACGGGCGACAGGGTTTGGCTTGCTCGCGTCTAACTCTGTGCAGGAAGCACAGGACATGGCCTTAATTGCTCAAGCTGCTGCCCTCGAAGGTCGAATCCCCCTGGTTCACTTTTTTGATGGTTTTCGCACCTCTCATGAGATCTCGAAGATTACTTCAATTGACGATGCAGTGATCGAAGAGATGATTCCGTTAAGTTTCGTACGGAGTTTTCGCGAAAGAGCGATGTCTCCGGTTCACCCGGATGTGCGTGGTACATCTCAAAACCCGGATGTGTATTTTCAAGGTAGAGAAACGGTTAATGAGCGCTATTTACAATTTCCACACGTCGTGGCGGCTCAAATGGCCAAATTTGGCGAGCTCACTGGCAGACACTATCGACCTTTTGACTATATAGGGGCCGATGATGCAGAGCGCATTATTGTATTGATGGGGTCAGGGGCTGAAACCGTCGAAGAGACAGTGAATCAGCTGATAAGCAATGGCGAATCGGTCGGTTTGGTCAAAGTTCGTCTATACCGTCCGTTCTCTGGCTCGATGTTTATCGATTCGCTGCCGTCTTCAGTCAAAGCGTTGGCGGTATTAGACAGAACCAAAGAGCCTGGGGCCGAAGGGGAACCTCTCTACAAAGATATCTGTTCCGCGTTAATGCTCCATTCACAAACCACTCAAGATGAACATTTCAACATTCCAAAGGTGATAGGCGGTCGTTATGGCTTGGGCTCTAAGGAGTTTACACCGGGGATGGTCAAGGCTATTTTTGATGAGTTGAAGCAGCCCAGCCCGAAGAATGGCTTTACTATTGGTATTTATGACGACCTGACACATACTAGCCTAAACTGGGATGAGCACTTTAATACGGATGCTAATAAGCAAACAACGCAGTGCGTATTCTTCGGGTTAGGGGCAGATGGTACGGTTAGTGCGAACAAAAGCAGCATAAAAATTATCGGTGAAAATACCCCCATATACGCGCAGGGATATTTTGTTTACGACTCCAAAAAGTCAGGGGCGGTTACTATTTCGCATTTGAGGTTCGGGCCTCAACCCATTAAATCCAGCTATCTGATTGCTAAACATTCTGCCAACTACGTAGGGTGCCATCAGTCTATGTTTTTGGATAAATATGATGTGCTTGAATATGCGGCGAAAGGTTCGGTGTTTGTATTAAATACCTCAATGCCGCAAGACCAGCTTTGGCAATCGCTGCCGAGCAAATTTAAGCAAACTGTGGTTGAAAAAAACATCCGTTTTTACGCCATTGATGCCTACAAAATTGCTGAACTTAGCGGTATGGGTCGCAAAATTAATACTGTTATGCAGACCTGTTTTTTCGCAATTTCAAATGTTTTACCTCAGCAAGACGCGATTCAAGCCATTAAAACGCAAGTTGAAAAAGTTTACGGTAAAAAAGGCCGGTACATTACCAAAACTAACTTTACTGCCATCGACAACACGGTTGACGCGCTTTACGAGGTTGACTACAAACAAGCGTTATCTGCCGCGGCCCTTGATACTCAGCCGACTCACTCAGTTTCTGAAGAAGAACATAACTTTATCAATGATGTGACAAAACGAATCATTGCTGGGGAGGGTGACCTTATTCCGGTGAGTTTGCTTCCTGATGACGGTGTTTTTCCGAGTGGCACCGCGAAACTTGAAAAGCGTAATCTCGCGTTAGAGTTGCCCCTTTGGGATGAGACACTGTGCACTCATTGTGGTAAGTGTGTGTTTGTTTGCCCTCATAGCGTTATCCGAAGCAAAGCATTCGCAGCAGACGCGGCGGTTAATGCCCCCTCCTCTTTCAAGCAGGTACAGATTAAAGGCAAGGATTACCCTCAAGGGGTGAATATCAGTTATCAGATATCGCCGGAAGATTGCACCGGTTGCACTCTCTGTGTCGATATTTGCCCTATAAGAGATAAAACCCAGGCTAAACGAAAAGCGATCAACATGGTTCCGCAAGCGCAGATCAAACAGCAAGAAAAAGAAAACTGGGCGTTTTTTCAGTCACTGCCTGACTGGGATATAACGAATGCCAAACGAACCACCATGAAAGGAGCCATGGTATTGCCACCGATGTTCGAATTTTCCGGGGCATGCACGGGCTGTGGAGAAACGCCCTACATACGTCTGGCGACTCAATTGTTTGGCGATAGAATGTTAGTCGCCAACGCAACCGGCTGCTCTTCAATCTATGGAGGGAACTTACCCACTACGCCATGGAGTAAAAATGCTGAAGGGCGCGGCCCTGCATGGAACAACTCACTGTTTGAAGATAATGCAGAATTCGGGTTAGGGATGCGAATTGCGAGTGATCAGCAGAAGCAGCTCGCATTAGCCTTGCTCAAGAAAATGAGCACTGAGTTACCTCCAAATTGTTATCAGGATATTGCAGACGCCGATGAATCAGATGAAGCTGGAATATTTGAGCAGCGACAACGCATTTCACAGCTTAAGGAGTATTTGACCCAAATAAAATCGCCTCAGTCAGAGCAACTAATGAGCGTAGCTGATGCGCTAAGCAAAAAAAGCATTTGGATTATTGGCGGTGACGGCTGGGCTTATGATATTGGGTTTGGTGGTGTCGATCATGTGCTGGCATCAGGTAAAGATGTCAATATTCTGGTGTTGGATACAGAAGTCTATTCTAATACAGGCGGGCAGACCTCCAAAGCAACACCCAAAGGCGCGGTGGCAAAATTCTCGGCATCCGGTAAACCAACGATTAAAAAAGACTTGGCCAAAATCGCCATGACTTATGAGAACTGCTATGTGGCTCACGTGGCATATGGCGCTAAGGATGTACAAACATTACGCGCATTTATTGATGCGGAGTCTTACCCCGGCCCGTCGTTGATTATCGCCTACTCCCCCTGCATTGCTCACGGTGTTGATCTGGTTAATAACCATCGACAACAGAAAATGGCGGTTGATTCCGGGCATTGGTCTCTGTTTCGTTATGACCCGAGAAAATCTCACGAAGGCCAAAACCCTCTACATCTGGACTCGAAAAAACCCGCACTGGCTTACAGTGAGTTTACCAAAACTGAAGCTCGGTTTAGTATGCTTAAGCACTCCCACCCTGAACAAGCGGAACGTTTTAACACTCAAGCTCAAAATGACATTAACCGCCGTTACGAGCAATACCTGGCGTTAGCTTCAGATCCCGACAGAAAGTCGGACGAGTCCGTTATCGTCCCTGAGGCGACTACGAAACACGCCACTCCAAACACCCCAAATACCGAGGAGACGAGCCATGATTGATCTAACGACGACGTATTTGGGGCTACCATTAAAAAATCCGTTGGTTCCCTCGTCATGTCCTCTCACCAATAATATCGATAGTGTCCGGCGGCTTGAAGACAGTGGTGCGGCTGCCATTGTACTACCCTCACTGTTTGAGGAGGAGCTGATACATGAGCAGCAACATATGACTCGTTTTCTGGACCATCAGGACATAGGCCACCATGAGGCTGATAGCTTTCTTCCGGTTCCTGATCAGTATCTGTCCCACTTGGATAAAACCGTATCGCTAATCAACCAATGCAAACATGCGCTTGAAATCCCGGTTGTTGGCAGTATTAACGGGATTACTCCGAGTGGCTGGGTCGATTGTGCAGTCGACTTACAGACGGCGGGCTGTGATGCAATTGAGCTAAACCTTTATTCGATAGAAGCAGACTCGAAAAGAACAGCGGCAGATGTTGAAAGTGATTTTTTAAGCATCGTTGCCCGTCTATATGATGAAGTCACGGTACCTGTAACGATAAAGCTTTCATCGCAGTTTTCCTCATTGAGCAACTTTGCGCTAAACCTTCAACAACAGGGCGCGTCGGGAATCGTTTGTTTTAACCGCTTCTACCAACCAGATATAGACCTTAATACACTGGAACTCAGCCCTACAATTGAGCTCTCTTCGCCCATCGAGTCACTTATGCGGATTCGTTGGATTGCCCTGTTGAAAAGTCAGTTAAAACTGTCTCTTGCTGCGACAGGCGGGTTTCATGGTTACAACGATATCGCCAAGGCACTATTGGCAGGGGCTGATGCGGTTTATCTTTGCAGTGTGTTAATGCAGCAAGGTCATGAGGTTATTGGGCGCATTATTAAAGACTTGCGGTTCTGGATGGAGGAAAAGGAATATCAATCAGTTGATCAATTAAAAGGCAGTCTAAGTTATGACAATGCCGCCTCCCCTGCGCTATATGCAAGAGGCAATTATCTGGAAGTAATGGACTCATTCACACCATCAAAGGGTGTTAAAGTCTAAAAATAGGTTATAACTAAAACAGGGATAAAAATATTGTTCTCAGTTGTACAGGTAGAATTCACTAAAAATGAAAGTCTCGAATAAAGTATTGGTAGAGATTCCAGTTGCTGACCTGGAAATTGGAATGTACGTATCTAAATTAGATTGCCCTTGGGAGGAAACGCCTTTTATTTATCAGGGCTTTTACCTGTATGACAAGCAGGACATTCAGGAGCTACAGGCGTTGTGTAAAACTGTTTTTGTCCAAGCCGAAAAAGAGGTCTGGGAAGAAAAACAAAAGGTCACGCTATCCACTGGCAAAGAGCGGGTTCGTACCGTTGAAAAGCAGAAAATCACGTATATCAACAAAGTCCCTGCATATCGTGAGCTTGAGAAAGCCGGGGCGACTTTTAATGAAGCCAAGCGCTTAATTTCTAATATCTTCGCTACGGTAAAACTTGGACGTTCATTTAATATAAGCGAAGTTAAATCAGTTGTGACGGACATTGTAGGCAGCATTTTACGAAACCCCAATGCCATGCAATGGTTATCTCTTATCAAAAATAAAGACGAATATACCGCCGAACACTGCTTAAGGGTTTGTGTTTTTGCGGTTTCACTTGGTCGAGAGCTGGGTATGCTTGAAGGAGAGCTTATTGAGCTGGGTATTAGTGGGTTTCTTCATGACGTTGGTAAGACTCGCATCCCTAATGAAGTGTTGAATAAACCTGGCCGCTTTACCGCACAAGAGTTCGAGCTTATGAAAAGCCATTCTACTCACGGTAAAAACATCCTTATATCGCAAGCTGGCGTGCCGCCCATAGCTGTTGATGTTGCCTATACTCATCATGAGCGCATCGATGGTGGCGGCTACCCTAGAAAGCTTGAAGGTTATAAAATCAGCCGGTTTGCAAGAATCGTTTGTATTGTCGATGCTTATGATGCGATGACATCAGTACGTGTATATAAGTCTGCGATGTCTTCTCTTGAATCACTAAGAATTATATTTGAAGAGAAAGGCGTGCATTTTGACCCTGAACTCGCAGACCTTTTTATCAAATTGATCGGGGTTTACCCTACCGGGCATATCGCGGAGTTAACTTCTGGTGAAGTGGGCATCATCATAAAATCTAACAATGAGCACCGACTAAAACCCAAGATACTTCGGCTCATTGACAAACACGGCATAAAATCCAAAGAGGTCATTATTGATCTCGCCAAAACCCCTACTGACGACAACGGTAATCCCATACGCTTAAAAGATGTGCACCCTAACGGCGCATTTGGTATTGATATTCAGCCCTACCTGAAAAAGGGGCTACGCTTAAGCGAAGCCGAAGAGTAAGGCACCAGGCTATCTCCCTTTTAGCATGAGTCACTCAGAACTCGGTACAGCGCCTGTGTGAGAAAATCCAGATCATCATCAGAAATTATAAAAGGGGGCATTAGGTAAACCAGTTTTCCAAACGGTCTCACCCAAACCCCCTGCTCTACAAATCTGGGCTGAATTTCAGACAGCTCAACCGGCTCCTTAAGTTCTATGACGCCAATGGCACCAAGGACGCGCACATCCTCAACGCAACTCAACTCATTGCAAGCCGCAAGGTTATCGGCTAAACGAGTCTCAATATTCTTAACCGTTTTACGCCAGTCTGAATCTAGCAACAACTCAAGACTGGCTACTCCAGCAGAACATGCAAGTGGGTTCGCCATAAAGGTTGGGCCATGCATAAACAACCCCGGATTACCGCCGCTTATTGTTTCACTGATTTCTCTCGTGGTCATAGTTGCAGCCAGGGTTAAGTACCCACCCGTGAGTGCTTTGCCTACACACATAATATCGGGTTCAATATCTGCGTGTTCGCAAGCAAACATTTTTCCTGTGCGGCCAAACCCTGTCGCTATTTCGTCCAGAATTAACAGGACGCCATACTCATTACATAACTCTCGCACCCGTTTGAGATAATCGGGTGAGTAAAAGCGCATACCCCCTGCCCCCTGAACAACCGGCTCAATAATCACCGCTGCAATGTTAGAGTGGTGACGCTCAAGACTTTGCTTCATTGGTTCGATATCTTGTTCTGTGCACTCGTCTTCATAGCGACACTGAGGGGCTTCTACAAAATACTGTTTGGTCAGCGTTTCAGAAAACAGAGAGTGCATCCCCGTAACGGGGTCACACACCGACATGGCACCAAATGTATCGCCGTGGTAGCCATTTCTAACGGTTAAAAAACGCTGTTTTCCGGGTTGTTGTTTGTCGTGCCAGTACTGAATCGCCATTTTCATCGACACTTCAACGGCAACAGAGCCCGAATCTGAAAAAAAGACGGTTTCAATATTTTTTGGAGTCAAATCAACTAACAACTTTGCCAGTTTAATAGCAGGGTCATGAGTAAGCCCCCCAAACATGACATGTGACATATTGTATAATTGAGCTTGCAGCGCTTCGTTCATTGCCGGGTGATTGTAGCCATGAATTGCGCACCACCATGAAGACATGCCATCAATCAATTCGGTTCCATCTGCCAGCTTAAGTTTGACTCCGTCGGCTGATGTGACTCGCCACAGAGGGTGATCAGCACCGATGGCGCTATAAGGGTGCCAAATATGATTTTTAT
Proteins encoded in this window:
- a CDS encoding DUF2986 domain-containing protein; amino-acid sequence: MNRKKKIKQTIKKLVKKENAKKQPKNKVRYISKAERAALEAEEQKKQEQEIE
- a CDS encoding zf-HC2 domain-containing protein, translating into MLTCKELSALSDEILEGSLPFKQKASVKLHLAMCKHCRRYLNYLKLTVDMIGKNEGHSATGCNSDVSSAEGVKIDQIMRRIDKEVLKK
- the lpdA gene encoding dihydrolipoyl dehydrogenase, whose translation is MSKSKLLLALVITAAIGAFLFFDISQYMTLDYFKSQQAEVEQYVASNFTNSVVIFFISYVLVTALSLPGAAVMTLIAGALFGLLNGLIIVSFASTVGATLAMLFSRYLLRDIVQKKFSTQLKSINEGMEKEGAFYLFTLRLVPVVPFFVINLVMGLTSIPARTFFWVSQVGMLAGTAVYVNAGTQLADIDSLSGILSPGLIFSFVLLGLFPLIAKRILAAVKRKKVLKDYPTPSSFDEDIVVLGAGSAGLVTSYIAAAVKANVTLIEKHKMGGDCLNTGCVPSKALIRSGKFMADAKRSKDLGFESATVDFNFSDVMVRVQRIVKTVEPHDSVERYTNLGVNVIEGEAKITSPYTVEVNGKTLTTRNIVIATGARPFVPPIKGIENVDYLTSDNIWDMREQPRRLIVLGGGPIGCELTQAFARLGSQVTQIEMNNRLMIREDEDVSALVYERFKKEGITVLTNHQAVEFIVENGEQVLICKHNEQEVKIPFDKVLVAVGRVANVSGFGLEELDIPTTRVKTVEVNEFLETKFPNIYAVGDVAGPFQFTHTAAHQAWYAAVNALFGKFKRFKVDYSVIPWATFTEPEVARVGLNEQDAKEKGIDYEVTKFDVAELDRAIADEEAHGFIKVLTVPGKDKILGATIVGEQAGDLIAEYVMAMKHNLGLNKILGTIHIYPTLAEMNKYAAGEWKRAHKPEKLLNWVEKFHRWQRGEKGITSKPSRFEPSVKPAQD
- a CDS encoding DUF4156 domain-containing protein; this encodes MAIVTLSSILSASCSLIETAELHPDARDVRMFDSYEQVEKCAFIKEIVGTEGHWYNYIFITNKDLTLGAVNDLKNEALSLNANSVHVHTNMSFTTSVTILGQAYRCERARI
- the nifJ gene encoding pyruvate:ferredoxin (flavodoxin) oxidoreductase, which codes for MKDNDTITVDGNEAVARIAHKTNEVIAIYPITPASPMGEHSDAWSSMGKTNIWHSVPQIIEMQSEAGAAGAIHGALQAGSITTTFTASQGLLLMIPNMYKIAGELTPTVFHVAARSLAAQALSIFADHSDVMATRATGFGLLASNSVQEAQDMALIAQAAALEGRIPLVHFFDGFRTSHEISKITSIDDAVIEEMIPLSFVRSFRERAMSPVHPDVRGTSQNPDVYFQGRETVNERYLQFPHVVAAQMAKFGELTGRHYRPFDYIGADDAERIIVLMGSGAETVEETVNQLISNGESVGLVKVRLYRPFSGSMFIDSLPSSVKALAVLDRTKEPGAEGEPLYKDICSALMLHSQTTQDEHFNIPKVIGGRYGLGSKEFTPGMVKAIFDELKQPSPKNGFTIGIYDDLTHTSLNWDEHFNTDANKQTTQCVFFGLGADGTVSANKSSIKIIGENTPIYAQGYFVYDSKKSGAVTISHLRFGPQPIKSSYLIAKHSANYVGCHQSMFLDKYDVLEYAAKGSVFVLNTSMPQDQLWQSLPSKFKQTVVEKNIRFYAIDAYKIAELSGMGRKINTVMQTCFFAISNVLPQQDAIQAIKTQVEKVYGKKGRYITKTNFTAIDNTVDALYEVDYKQALSAAALDTQPTHSVSEEEHNFINDVTKRIIAGEGDLIPVSLLPDDGVFPSGTAKLEKRNLALELPLWDETLCTHCGKCVFVCPHSVIRSKAFAADAAVNAPSSFKQVQIKGKDYPQGVNISYQISPEDCTGCTLCVDICPIRDKTQAKRKAINMVPQAQIKQQEKENWAFFQSLPDWDITNAKRTTMKGAMVLPPMFEFSGACTGCGETPYIRLATQLFGDRMLVANATGCSSIYGGNLPTTPWSKNAEGRGPAWNNSLFEDNAEFGLGMRIASDQQKQLALALLKKMSTELPPNCYQDIADADESDEAGIFEQRQRISQLKEYLTQIKSPQSEQLMSVADALSKKSIWIIGGDGWAYDIGFGGVDHVLASGKDVNILVLDTEVYSNTGGQTSKATPKGAVAKFSASGKPTIKKDLAKIAMTYENCYVAHVAYGAKDVQTLRAFIDAESYPGPSLIIAYSPCIAHGVDLVNNHRQQKMAVDSGHWSLFRYDPRKSHEGQNPLHLDSKKPALAYSEFTKTEARFSMLKHSHPEQAERFNTQAQNDINRRYEQYLALASDPDRKSDESVIVPEATTKHATPNTPNTEETSHD
- a CDS encoding HD-GYP domain-containing protein, giving the protein MKVSNKVLVEIPVADLEIGMYVSKLDCPWEETPFIYQGFYLYDKQDIQELQALCKTVFVQAEKEVWEEKQKVTLSTGKERVRTVEKQKITYINKVPAYRELEKAGATFNEAKRLISNIFATVKLGRSFNISEVKSVVTDIVGSILRNPNAMQWLSLIKNKDEYTAEHCLRVCVFAVSLGRELGMLEGELIELGISGFLHDVGKTRIPNEVLNKPGRFTAQEFELMKSHSTHGKNILISQAGVPPIAVDVAYTHHERIDGGGYPRKLEGYKISRFARIVCIVDAYDAMTSVRVYKSAMSSLESLRIIFEEKGVHFDPELADLFIKLIGVYPTGHIAELTSGEVGIIIKSNNEHRLKPKILRLIDKHGIKSKEVIIDLAKTPTDDNGNPIRLKDVHPNGAFGIDIQPYLKKGLRLSEAEE
- a CDS encoding dihydroorotate dehydrogenase-like protein, which codes for MIDLTTTYLGLPLKNPLVPSSCPLTNNIDSVRRLEDSGAAAIVLPSLFEEELIHEQQHMTRFLDHQDIGHHEADSFLPVPDQYLSHLDKTVSLINQCKHALEIPVVGSINGITPSGWVDCAVDLQTAGCDAIELNLYSIEADSKRTAADVESDFLSIVARLYDEVTVPVTIKLSSQFSSLSNFALNLQQQGASGIVCFNRFYQPDIDLNTLELSPTIELSSPIESLMRIRWIALLKSQLKLSLAATGGFHGYNDIAKALLAGADAVYLCSVLMQQGHEVIGRIIKDLRFWMEEKEYQSVDQLKGSLSYDNAASPALYARGNYLEVMDSFTPSKGVKV
- a CDS encoding RNA polymerase sigma factor — its product is MDEGALVDDALNDHQAFRVLVERYYSVMMAVATSIIGDSLAEEVVQEAWISAYRNLAKFEHRSSLKTWLISIVSNEAKSRLRKESKTISISELTQDGSDEFFSRYGSDGHWSKPPSNWHYDTPDALLSNQQFLKCLNKYMAKLSVQARAALTLKDMHGISLDEICNILDVTASNVRVLIHRSRHKVFEHIENFQETGTC